Proteins co-encoded in one Malus sylvestris chromosome 7, drMalSylv7.2, whole genome shotgun sequence genomic window:
- the LOC126629919 gene encoding uncharacterized protein LOC126629919 has product MEKHPQGKEKEKEKEGSQSQTKKEGKCEFISRKQDGVSASVHDDIILHILKLYGSCATPSDFEIYSPNASFEDPLMCARGLKQIKSAFYSLPKVFSESRIVEYSVKENIVSPGNHEIWVDNKQHYKFMGKDIDMISLIKLSVLEGKVVRHEDWWDKKPLSNRETVKVPLLGRILEMARRGSMLATHVMMGFGKDPPNSTPTK; this is encoded by the exons ATGGAGAAGCATCCACAAG gaaaggaaaaggaaaaggaaaaggaagggaGTCAGAGTCAGACGAAGAAGGAAGGCAAGTGTGAATTTATTTCAAGAAAGCAGGACGGCGTTTCAGCTTCTGTTCATGATGATatcattcttcacattcttaaaCT ATACGGGTCCTGTGCAACGCCTTCCGACTTTGAAATCTACTCTCCAAATGCTTCCTTTGAGGACCCACTGATGTGCGCTCGTGG GTTGAAACAGATCAAATCggcattttattcacttcccaAG GTCTTTAGTGAATCAAGAATTGTGGAATACAGCGTCAAAGAAAATATAGTTTCACCTGGAAATCACGAG ATATGGGTTGATAACAAGCAACACTACAAGTTCATGGGGAAAGACATAGATATGATATCCCTCATCAAATTGTCTGTTTTGGAAGGAAAAGTCGTTCGCCATGAAGATTG GTGGGACAAGAAGCCTCTTTCAAACAGAGAAACGGTGAAGGTACCGCTGCTTGGCCGGATTTTGGAAATGGCTCGTAGGGGCTCAATGCTGGCAACTCATGTTATGATGGGGTTTGGGAAGGATCCACCCAATTCCACGCCTACAAAATGA
- the LOC126629918 gene encoding uncharacterized protein LOC126629918 translates to MSGPSDRRFDLNLVEEAAPPSPDNIWRPSFVSPTGPLTVGDSVMKNDMTAAVVARNLLTPKDNRLLSKRSDELAVKDSLALSVQCAGSVSNMAQRLFARTRQVESLAAEVMSLKQEIRGLKHENKQLHRLAHDYATNMKRKLDQMKESDGQVLLDHQRFVGLFQRHLLPSSSGAVPLNEAPNDQPLMPPPSRVLSSTAAPNDPLPVSSLSGALPTAETSPKQPL, encoded by the coding sequence atgtctggcccctccgaccgtcgttttgacttgaaccttgttgaagaggcagccccgccttctccagacaacatatggcgcccatccttcgtctcccctactggtcctcttaccgttggggattccgtgatgaagaatgatatgaccgctgcggtagtggccaggaaccttctcactcccaaagataacaggctactttccaaacggtctgatgagttggctgttaaggattctctggctctcagtgttcagtgtgcaggttctgtgtctaatatggcccaacgcctatttgctcgaacccgccaagttgaatcattggcggctgaagtgatgagtctcaaacaggagattagagggctcaagcatgagaataaacagttgcaccggctcgcacatgactatgctacaaacatgaagaggaagcttgaccagatgaaggaatctgatggtcaggttttacttgatcatcagagatttgtgggtttgttccaaaggcatttattgccttcgtcttctggggctgtaccgcttaatgaagctccaaatgatcaacctctgatgcctcctccttcgaGGGTTTTGTCTAGTACTgcggctccgaatgatccccttcCGGtgtcttctctttctggggctctaccgactgctgagacttctcctaagcaacctttgtga
- the LOC126628028 gene encoding transcription repressor OFP13-like, whose amino-acid sequence MKLPRLFKKKETTSAVPWQYWPSCNHPKTLSFRAGSGSGSDNMFKTDNSVLFDPVTEGGADQSWFINSSSSSDNQSTTECDHEDGEESLDTVVVRGARSERLFFKAEDTSSMVQKAKGAGGGEMMNPLLKEKYVVVLASMESEDPLKDFRRSMEEMVECHGLSKDWEGLEELLGWYLKVNQKSNHGFIVAAFVDLLLALSAAAAAPSHPNDYYSTSFSSAISSFSRSSPLSSSFQGQEEDDIAEQVEITMS is encoded by the coding sequence ATGAAGTTGCCTCGTCTCTTCAAAAAGAAGGAAACAACATCGGCAGTGCCATGGCAGTACTGGCCCTCTTGCAACCACCCCAAGACGCTTTCCTTCCGAGCCGGCAGTGGGAGTGGCAGTGACAACATGTTCAAGACTGACAACTCCGTCTTGTTCGATCCAGTTACGGAAGGAGGAGCTGATCAGTCTTGGTTCATaaactcctcctcctcctcagatAATCAGTCAACAACCGAGTGTGATCATGAGGACGGAGAGGAGTCCTTGGATACGGTGGTTGTCCGAGGGGCAAGATCCGAAAGGCTGTTTTTCAAGGCGGAAGACACGAGCTCCATGGTACAAAAGGCGAAAGGCGCCGGCGGAGGAGAGATGATGAATCCGTTGTTGAAGGAAAAGTACGTGGTGGTGTTAGCCAGCATGGAATCGGAGGATCCGTTGAAAGATTTTAGGAGGTCAATGGAGGAGATGGTGGAATGTCATGGGCTTAGTAAAGATTGGGAGGGTTTGGAGGAGTTGTTGGGATGGTATTTGAAGGTCAACCAGAAGAGCAACCATGGCTTTATAGTGGCAGCATTTGTGGATCTCCTTCTTGCTCTTTCTGCTGCTGCAGCTGCTCCTTCTCATCCTAATGATTATTATTCCACCTCTTTTTCTTCTgccatttcttctttttctagATCTTCTCCACTGTCATCTTCTTTTCAAGGTCAGGAGGAGGATGACATTGCAGAACAAGTAGAGATCACAATGTCTTAG
- the LOC126629910 gene encoding exocyst complex component EXO70A1-like isoform X2, translated as MGVVAAAGGGDSLSARAATMRESLQKSQTITDSVVSILGSFDHRLSALETAMRPTQIRTHSIRKAHENIDKTLKAAEVILAQFDLSRQAESKILRGPHEDLESYLEAIDLLRRNIRFFSSAKGFKSSDGVLSHANGLLAKAISKLEAEFKQLLVSYSKPVEPERLFDCLPNSLRPSSGSPGNQGDYSGKNPSSNHHPEHHNSNLENAVYTPPALIPPRVLPLLHDLAQQMFQAGHQQQLLIIYRDARSSVLEESLHKLGVEKLSKDDVQKMQWEILEAKIGNWIHYMRIAIETIFIGKACAEIRESASSLTKRLAQTAKKTFGDFEEAVERDATKTAVTDGTVHPLTSYVINYVKFLFDYQSTLKQLFKEFENGDEDGSQLAAVTMQIMQALQTNLDGKSKQYRDPALTHLFLMNNIHYMVRSVRRSEAKDLLGDDWVQRHRRIVQQHANQYKRNAWGKILQCLTIQGLTSSGGGSSVAGDGGSSSGASRAIVKDRFKTFNIQFEELHQKQSQWTVPDTELRESLRLAVAEVLLPAYRSFLKRYGPLVEGGKTPQKYVRYTAEDLEHMLGEFFEGKNVNEPRR; from the exons ATGGGTGTTGTGGCCGCCGCAGGAGGCGGCGATTCACTGAGCGCCAGAGCAGCCACGATGAGAGAGTCACTGCAAAAGAGCCAGACCATCACTGACAGCGTCGTCTCAATTCTTGGCTCCTTTGACCACCGCCTCTCCGCCCTCGAAACCGCCATGCGTCCTACCCAG ATTAGAACGCATTCTATTCGGAAAGCCCATGAGAACATTGATAAGACCTTGAAGGCCGCCGAGGTTATATTGGCGCAATTCGATCTTTCTCGTCAG GCCGAGTCAAAGATACTTAGAGGGCCACATGAGGACTTGGAAAGTTATCTAGAAGCAATTGATCTGCTAAGAAGAAATATACGGTTCTTTAGTAGCGCCAAAGGCTTTAAGAGTAGTGATGGAGTTCTCAGTCATGCAAATGGTTTGCTTGCTAAAGCTATTTCAAAGTTGGAAGCAGAGTTCAAGCAGCTGTTAGTGTCTTACAG cAAACCTGTGGAGCCTGAGCGCCTTTTTGATTGCCTCCCAAACTCGCTGCGGCCATCCTCAGGATCTCCTGGGAATCAGGGTGATTATAGTGGCAAGAATCCTTCATCCAATCACCATCCTGAACACCACAACAGTAACTTAGAAAATGCTGTCTACACAcctcctgctctgataccaccACGGGTTCTTCCATTGTTACATGATTTAGCCCAGCAGATGTTTCAAGCTGGTCACCAACAGCAGTTGCTAATAATTTACAG GGATGCCCGTTCTTCAGTTTTGGAAGAAAGCCTTCATAAATTGGGGGTCGAAAAACTTAGCAAGGATGATGTTCAGAAAATGCAATGGGAGATTTTGGAGGCCAAGATTGGGAACTGGATTCATTACATGCGTATAGCT ATTGAAACAATCTTCATAGGTAAAGCTTGTGCTGAAATTAGAGAATCAGCTTCAAGCTTGACTAAAAGGCTTGCCCAGACCGCAAAAAAGACCTTTGGGGATTTTGAAGAAGCCGTTGAAAGGGATGCAACGAAAACTGCTGTAACTGATGGCACTGTCCATCCTTTGACAAGCTATGTGATCAACTATGTGAAGTTTCTTTTTGA TTACCAATCGACATTGAAGCAactttttaaagaatttgaaaatggGGATGAAGATGGTTCACAATTAGCCGCTGTCACGATGCAAATAATGCAAGCTCTTCAAACCAATTTGGATGGGAAATCTAAGCAGTACAGAGATCCAGCTTTAACTCACCTATTTCTCATGAATAATATTCACTATATGGTCAGATCTGTGCGGAG ATCTGAAGCCAAGGATTTGTTAGGGGATGATTGGGTGCAGAGACACCGGAGAATTGTGCAGCAGcatgcaaatcaatacaaaagaaATGCTTGGGGAAAG ATTCTGCAGTGCCTCACCATCCAAGGCTTGACATCATCTGGAGGTGGTAGTTCAGTAGCTGGTGATGGAGGAAGTAGCAGTGGAGCTTCAAGAGCAATTGTTAAAGATAG GTTCAAGACGTTTAATATCCAATTTGAGGAACTTCATCAAAAACAATCGCAGTGGACAGTTCCTGATACTGAGTTGCGAGAGTCACTAAGACTTGCTGTTGCTGAAGTCTTATTGCCTGCCTACAGATCATTCTTAAAACGTTATGG GCCTCTTGTTGAGGGTGGGAAGACCCCCCAAAAGTACGTCAGATACACAGCGGAGGATCTCGAACATATGCTGGGTGAATTCTTCGAGGGGAAGAACGTGAATGAACCCAGGCGGTAG
- the LOC126629910 gene encoding exocyst complex component EXO70A1-like isoform X1, with amino-acid sequence MGVVAAAGGGDSLSARAATMRESLQKSQTITDSVVSILGSFDHRLSALETAMRPTQIRTHSIRKAHENIDKTLKAAEVILAQFDLSRQAESKILRGPHEDLESYLEAIDLLRRNIRFFSSAKGFKSSDGVLSHANGLLAKAISKLEAEFKQLLVSYSKPVEPERLFDCLPNSLRPSSGSPGNQGDYSGKNPSSNHHPEHHNSNLENAVYTPPALIPPRVLPLLHDLAQQMFQAGHQQQLLIIYRDARSSVLEESLHKLGVEKLSKDDVQKMQWEILEAKIGNWIHYMRIAVKLLFAGERKVCDQIFESFDSLSDHCFAEVTRSSVSVLLSFGEAIANSKRSPEKLFVLLDMYEIMRELHTEIETIFIGKACAEIRESASSLTKRLAQTAKKTFGDFEEAVERDATKTAVTDGTVHPLTSYVINYVKFLFDYQSTLKQLFKEFENGDEDGSQLAAVTMQIMQALQTNLDGKSKQYRDPALTHLFLMNNIHYMVRSVRRSEAKDLLGDDWVQRHRRIVQQHANQYKRNAWGKILQCLTIQGLTSSGGGSSVAGDGGSSSGASRAIVKDRFKTFNIQFEELHQKQSQWTVPDTELRESLRLAVAEVLLPAYRSFLKRYGPLVEGGKTPQKYVRYTAEDLEHMLGEFFEGKNVNEPRR; translated from the exons ATGGGTGTTGTGGCCGCCGCAGGAGGCGGCGATTCACTGAGCGCCAGAGCAGCCACGATGAGAGAGTCACTGCAAAAGAGCCAGACCATCACTGACAGCGTCGTCTCAATTCTTGGCTCCTTTGACCACCGCCTCTCCGCCCTCGAAACCGCCATGCGTCCTACCCAG ATTAGAACGCATTCTATTCGGAAAGCCCATGAGAACATTGATAAGACCTTGAAGGCCGCCGAGGTTATATTGGCGCAATTCGATCTTTCTCGTCAG GCCGAGTCAAAGATACTTAGAGGGCCACATGAGGACTTGGAAAGTTATCTAGAAGCAATTGATCTGCTAAGAAGAAATATACGGTTCTTTAGTAGCGCCAAAGGCTTTAAGAGTAGTGATGGAGTTCTCAGTCATGCAAATGGTTTGCTTGCTAAAGCTATTTCAAAGTTGGAAGCAGAGTTCAAGCAGCTGTTAGTGTCTTACAG cAAACCTGTGGAGCCTGAGCGCCTTTTTGATTGCCTCCCAAACTCGCTGCGGCCATCCTCAGGATCTCCTGGGAATCAGGGTGATTATAGTGGCAAGAATCCTTCATCCAATCACCATCCTGAACACCACAACAGTAACTTAGAAAATGCTGTCTACACAcctcctgctctgataccaccACGGGTTCTTCCATTGTTACATGATTTAGCCCAGCAGATGTTTCAAGCTGGTCACCAACAGCAGTTGCTAATAATTTACAG GGATGCCCGTTCTTCAGTTTTGGAAGAAAGCCTTCATAAATTGGGGGTCGAAAAACTTAGCAAGGATGATGTTCAGAAAATGCAATGGGAGATTTTGGAGGCCAAGATTGGGAACTGGATTCATTACATGCGTATAGCT GTCAAATTACTCTTTGCTGGAGAACGGAAAGTTTGCGATCAAATTTTTGAAAGCTTTGATTCTCTCAGTGACCATTGTTTTGCTGAAGTTACCAGAAGTAGTGTTTCAGTTCTACTTAGTTTTGGGGAGGCAATTGCTAACAGCAAAAGATCTCCGGAAAAGTTATTTGTACTTTTAGACATGTACGAGATAATGCGGGAGCTTCACACAGAG ATTGAAACAATCTTCATAGGTAAAGCTTGTGCTGAAATTAGAGAATCAGCTTCAAGCTTGACTAAAAGGCTTGCCCAGACCGCAAAAAAGACCTTTGGGGATTTTGAAGAAGCCGTTGAAAGGGATGCAACGAAAACTGCTGTAACTGATGGCACTGTCCATCCTTTGACAAGCTATGTGATCAACTATGTGAAGTTTCTTTTTGA TTACCAATCGACATTGAAGCAactttttaaagaatttgaaaatggGGATGAAGATGGTTCACAATTAGCCGCTGTCACGATGCAAATAATGCAAGCTCTTCAAACCAATTTGGATGGGAAATCTAAGCAGTACAGAGATCCAGCTTTAACTCACCTATTTCTCATGAATAATATTCACTATATGGTCAGATCTGTGCGGAG ATCTGAAGCCAAGGATTTGTTAGGGGATGATTGGGTGCAGAGACACCGGAGAATTGTGCAGCAGcatgcaaatcaatacaaaagaaATGCTTGGGGAAAG ATTCTGCAGTGCCTCACCATCCAAGGCTTGACATCATCTGGAGGTGGTAGTTCAGTAGCTGGTGATGGAGGAAGTAGCAGTGGAGCTTCAAGAGCAATTGTTAAAGATAG GTTCAAGACGTTTAATATCCAATTTGAGGAACTTCATCAAAAACAATCGCAGTGGACAGTTCCTGATACTGAGTTGCGAGAGTCACTAAGACTTGCTGTTGCTGAAGTCTTATTGCCTGCCTACAGATCATTCTTAAAACGTTATGG GCCTCTTGTTGAGGGTGGGAAGACCCCCCAAAAGTACGTCAGATACACAGCGGAGGATCTCGAACATATGCTGGGTGAATTCTTCGAGGGGAAGAACGTGAATGAACCCAGGCGGTAG